A single genomic interval of Hevea brasiliensis isolate MT/VB/25A 57/8 chromosome 4, ASM3005281v1, whole genome shotgun sequence harbors:
- the LOC131179460 gene encoding uncharacterized protein LOC131179460 yields MGLGLLAVKTVTSRQKHSLKCHLIPSSSKTILSNKRRLEDYETVALTEECSAILQNKLPPKLKDPGSFSIPYLIGNMNIDKALCDLGPSEDVQIPIILGRPFIATVAAVIDVKNGLLTLKVGDEEVEFNLFNTMKHKLEPDECFKVDIIDKQVVEEFIKAHPKDPLGASIVHSHTAEKENTEIVACA; encoded by the exons ATGGGTTTAGGGCTTTTAGCTGTGAAAACAGTAACTTCCCgtcag AAGCACTCTCTCAAATGCCATCTTATACCAAGTTCCtcaaagacaattttatcaaataagagAAGGCTGGAGGACTATGAGACTGTTGCTcttacagaggaatgcagtgccatattgcAGAACAAGCTGCCACCAAAACtcaaagatccaggaagcttctccataccttatcTTATCGGTAACATGAATATAGACAAAGCCCTCTGTGATCTAGGTCCAAGT GAGGACGTCCAAATCCCTATAATCTTGGGAAGACCTTTTATAGCAACTGTTGCAGCTGTCATAGACGTTAAGAATGGACTGctaactctcaaggtaggagatgAAGAAGTAGAGTTCAACCTGTtcaacacaatgaaacacaaacttgaacctgatgaatgtttCAAGGTTGATATAATTGATAAGCAAGTTGTAGAGGAATTCATTAAAGCACACCCTAAAGATCCTCTGGGAGCATCCATTGTGCATAGCCACACGGCAGAGAAGGAGAACACGGAGATTGTAGCTTGTGCATAA